From the genome of Flavobacterium ovatum, one region includes:
- a CDS encoding efflux RND transporter permease subunit, whose translation MNKPIKHKEFKFSSLAVDNKMTVYVIMALFFILGISAYYAMPREDFPEIKETKIYISTVYPGNTAEDIERLIIDPLEEDIKNVSNVIKVTSTSQEDYGIITVEFDEKIAVEDAKQKVKDKVDAKKSNEDWPTFNGVKVEPNVFDLNLSEEIPILNINLSGDYPIEKLKEFGEYLKDEIEGLSEIKQVDIRGAQEKEIEIAVDIFKMSASRVSFDDIINAVRNGNVTMSAGNIISSGQRRTISIKGEIEKPTDLENFVVKNEQGPVYLKDVAQISFKNVDKTTYAREFGKSVVMLDVKKRAGKNMIEAAEKIKTILADSKENYLPQDLSVTLSNDSSSKTLNQVDDLVNNIIFGIILVVGVLMFFLGFRNALFVGFAIPMSMFLSFMILNALGYTMNTMILFGLIMGLGMLVDNGIVVVENVYRLMEDEGMNKVDAAKVGIGEIAVPIIVSTLTTVAAFVPLGLWPGVMGQFMIYFPITLSVVLGSSLFVAIFFNSVLVSQFMDIKDKVLSKKQLIRLTIILGGFGTLILIFGGTVRGLGSLMIFTAGMFWLYKYVIKGHTLNFQQNTLTKLENGYERWLKFFLSGKTPYIVVVGMFFLFFAVLITYFGWSVGSGRTKVEFFPDNKPKQIIIYIEYPQGTDIEKTNQLTKDIEKRVYAVLDSKEYINEADGTNYLSESAVSQVGEGAGNPQTDGGSTAEMPHKAKIKVSMREYKFRNGRDSEQMRLKVQAALKDIYPGVSISVEKDAAGPPAGYPINIEIKGNDYTELIVTAEKMKDFLNGRNILGIDELKVDVNKGKPAMKVIVDRQKAGEMGVSAGQVGNQLRRSVFGEKAGVYKVDGEDYDINVRFNDENRYNQSTLFNQNITFRDMASGQIKEIPLSTVASQKNSSSFSAIKHRDLNRVVVLYSALSPGFTDAGAVVTQIQAEMADFDAPKTVKFDFTGQIEEQNKQMSFLMGALFTGLGLIMLILVFQFNSISKPAIIMVAVFLSFIGVFLGLMVTGWPFVIMMTMMGIISLAGIVVNNGVVLLDYTELLLSRKKEELNVPQDTILAKEYIFEAIVTGGKARLRPVLLTAITTVLGLIPLAIGFNIDFFSLFSTFDPKIYIGGDNVIFWGPLAWTVIFGLVFATFLTLIVVPVLYYLVNLLKLWKNAKKKK comes from the coding sequence ATGAACAAACCAATCAAGCATAAAGAATTTAAATTCTCTTCGTTGGCCGTTGACAATAAAATGACGGTCTATGTCATCATGGCTTTGTTCTTCATTTTGGGAATTTCGGCTTATTATGCCATGCCAAGAGAAGATTTTCCTGAGATTAAGGAAACCAAAATTTACATCAGTACGGTTTACCCAGGAAATACTGCTGAAGATATCGAACGATTGATTATAGACCCTTTAGAAGAGGACATCAAAAACGTCAGTAACGTTATTAAAGTAACTTCCACTTCTCAAGAAGATTATGGAATTATTACCGTTGAATTTGACGAGAAAATTGCAGTTGAAGACGCTAAACAAAAAGTAAAAGACAAAGTTGATGCTAAAAAATCAAACGAAGACTGGCCTACTTTTAATGGTGTAAAAGTAGAACCCAATGTATTTGATTTAAACCTTTCTGAGGAAATTCCAATCTTAAACATTAATCTTTCTGGAGATTATCCAATTGAGAAATTAAAAGAATTTGGTGAATATTTGAAAGATGAAATTGAAGGTCTTTCAGAAATTAAGCAAGTAGATATTCGTGGTGCTCAAGAAAAAGAAATTGAAATTGCTGTTGATATTTTCAAAATGTCGGCTTCAAGAGTAAGTTTTGATGATATAATCAATGCCGTTCGCAATGGAAATGTAACCATGTCAGCTGGAAATATTATTTCTAGTGGACAAAGAAGAACCATAAGTATTAAAGGGGAAATTGAAAAGCCTACTGATCTAGAAAATTTTGTTGTTAAAAATGAACAAGGCCCTGTTTACCTTAAAGATGTCGCTCAAATTAGCTTCAAAAATGTTGACAAAACTACTTATGCCCGTGAGTTTGGCAAAAGTGTTGTAATGCTTGATGTCAAAAAACGAGCAGGAAAAAACATGATTGAAGCGGCTGAAAAAATTAAAACGATTCTAGCCGATTCAAAAGAAAACTATTTACCACAAGACCTGAGCGTAACATTATCAAATGATTCCTCTTCAAAAACATTGAATCAAGTAGATGATTTGGTAAACAATATTATTTTCGGAATAATACTAGTTGTCGGAGTATTGATGTTCTTCCTTGGTTTCAGGAATGCCCTTTTCGTCGGTTTTGCGATTCCGATGTCGATGTTCTTATCGTTCATGATCTTGAACGCCTTGGGCTACACCATGAATACCATGATTCTATTTGGTCTGATCATGGGACTCGGAATGCTGGTAGACAACGGAATTGTAGTTGTCGAAAACGTCTATCGACTCATGGAAGATGAAGGCATGAACAAGGTCGACGCTGCCAAAGTAGGTATTGGAGAAATTGCCGTACCAATTATAGTTTCAACCCTAACAACAGTTGCTGCATTCGTGCCACTTGGTTTATGGCCAGGAGTTATGGGGCAGTTTATGATCTATTTCCCCATAACACTTTCGGTAGTTCTAGGTTCATCCTTATTTGTTGCTATCTTTTTCAACTCTGTGTTGGTATCCCAATTTATGGATATCAAAGACAAAGTATTAAGTAAAAAACAACTCATTCGCTTAACGATTATTTTAGGTGGATTTGGAACGCTGATTCTTATTTTTGGAGGTACCGTTCGTGGTTTAGGTTCCTTAATGATATTTACTGCTGGAATGTTCTGGTTGTACAAATATGTCATCAAAGGCCATACATTGAACTTTCAACAAAATACCTTGACTAAATTAGAAAACGGTTATGAGAGATGGTTAAAATTCTTTTTATCTGGTAAAACACCATATATCGTTGTGGTAGGAATGTTTTTTCTATTCTTTGCTGTCCTAATTACCTATTTTGGATGGAGTGTTGGAAGTGGACGTACGAAAGTAGAATTTTTCCCAGACAACAAACCAAAACAAATTATTATCTATATCGAATACCCACAAGGAACCGATATCGAAAAAACAAACCAACTAACCAAGGATATCGAAAAACGAGTCTATGCTGTTTTGGATTCTAAGGAATACATCAACGAAGCAGATGGTACTAACTATTTGTCAGAGTCTGCTGTATCTCAAGTTGGTGAGGGAGCGGGAAATCCGCAAACCGATGGTGGTTCTACAGCAGAGATGCCACACAAAGCAAAAATAAAGGTTTCGATGCGAGAATACAAATTTCGTAACGGTAGAGATTCAGAGCAAATGCGATTAAAAGTACAAGCAGCACTAAAAGACATCTATCCCGGTGTTTCTATTTCTGTCGAAAAAGATGCTGCTGGTCCTCCTGCTGGTTATCCGATAAACATCGAAATAAAAGGAAATGATTATACCGAACTGATTGTAACTGCCGAAAAGATGAAAGATTTCTTAAACGGTAGAAATATCCTTGGTATTGATGAATTAAAAGTAGATGTCAACAAAGGTAAACCTGCCATGAAAGTTATAGTTGACCGTCAAAAAGCAGGTGAAATGGGAGTGTCTGCTGGACAAGTTGGCAATCAATTAAGGCGATCTGTTTTTGGAGAAAAAGCAGGAGTTTACAAAGTTGACGGTGAAGATTACGACATTAATGTTCGTTTTAATGATGAAAACCGTTATAACCAAAGTACGCTTTTCAATCAAAACATCACTTTTAGAGATATGGCTTCAGGCCAAATCAAAGAGATTCCATTGTCAACAGTAGCCTCTCAAAAAAACAGTTCTTCTTTTAGTGCTATCAAACATAGAGACTTGAACCGTGTGGTAGTATTATACTCTGCTTTATCACCTGGATTTACAGATGCCGGAGCAGTTGTAACTCAAATTCAAGCGGAAATGGCTGATTTTGACGCACCAAAAACAGTGAAATTTGATTTTACAGGACAAATTGAGGAGCAAAACAAACAAATGTCTTTCTTAATGGGAGCCTTGTTTACTGGATTGGGGTTAATTATGTTAATCTTAGTATTCCAATTTAACTCGATTTCAAAACCAGCTATTATCATGGTAGCTGTATTTTTAAGTTTCATTGGAGTATTCTTAGGATTAATGGTAACCGGATGGCCTTTCGTTATTATGATGACTATGATGGGAATTATCTCCCTCGCAGGTATTGTGGTGAATAACGGGGTGGTACTGCTGGATTATACGGAATTATTATTAAGCCGTAAAAAAGAAGAATTGAACGTACCGCAAGATACCATCTTAGCTAAAGAATATATTTTTGAAGCTATCGTAACTGGAGGAAAAGCCAGATTGAGACCTGTATTATTGACAGCAATAACCACTGTCTTAGGTTTGATTCCACTAGCGATTGGATTTAATATTGATTTCTTCTCTCTGTTTAGCACATTTGACCCGAAGATTTATATTGGAGGTGATAACGTAATTTTCTGGGGACCATTAGCGTGGACAGTAATTTTTGGATTGGTATTCGCCACCTTCCTTACTTTAATTGTAGTTCCTGTTCTATATTACTTAGTCAATCTACTTAAACTTTGGAAAAATGCTAAAAAGAAAAAATAA
- a CDS encoding efflux RND transporter periplasmic adaptor subunit, with translation MKKTILLTVFSIVLLSCGGDKKNSTEAIIESGNLEQLRLKRTEIVKSADELSKELKKIDDAISLVDENHKETLITTITAKDTVFRHYLELQAEVQTKENLIVNAQLGGILEQLSVKEGQRVSKGQTLGRVDDGGLTQQLSQLEIQATLAKTTFERQKNLWDQKIGSEIQFLQAKSTYEGQNKAVQQLKKQIAKTVIQAPFSGVIDEIISEKGTVVGPGTPILRIINLGNMYLEADVPEKHINTIKRGTEVIVNFPMLNETIKTNITLVNNNINPANRSFKVQVQVPNKSGLIKPNLSSKLNINDYSNKSVVTVPMSIISENSEGEQYLYIVEKSGEKNQTRAKKVIIKTGKSQGDYIEILEGISDGDLIIKEGARSVKDGQVVSITK, from the coding sequence ATGAAAAAAACTATTTTATTAACCGTGTTTTCAATCGTACTACTCTCATGTGGAGGCGACAAAAAGAACTCAACCGAAGCGATAATCGAATCTGGAAATCTAGAACAATTGCGATTAAAACGCACTGAAATTGTAAAATCAGCAGATGAACTTTCTAAAGAATTAAAAAAAATAGATGACGCTATTAGTCTAGTCGATGAAAATCATAAAGAAACACTGATCACTACTATTACGGCAAAGGACACAGTATTCCGACACTATCTTGAGCTACAAGCCGAAGTTCAAACCAAAGAGAACTTAATCGTTAATGCACAACTTGGCGGAATATTGGAACAACTTTCTGTTAAAGAAGGACAACGAGTTTCTAAAGGACAAACTTTAGGAAGAGTAGATGATGGTGGATTGACACAACAATTATCCCAATTAGAAATTCAAGCTACTTTAGCCAAAACTACGTTTGAAAGACAAAAAAATCTTTGGGATCAAAAAATCGGTTCTGAAATTCAGTTTTTGCAAGCTAAATCTACTTATGAAGGTCAAAACAAAGCAGTGCAACAATTAAAAAAACAAATTGCTAAAACTGTGATTCAAGCACCATTCTCTGGTGTAATTGACGAAATTATTTCAGAAAAAGGAACTGTTGTAGGACCTGGAACTCCAATTTTAAGAATCATCAATCTTGGCAATATGTACCTTGAAGCTGATGTTCCTGAAAAACACATTAACACGATTAAACGTGGAACCGAGGTAATTGTAAATTTTCCAATGTTAAATGAAACGATTAAAACCAATATTACATTGGTAAACAACAACATCAATCCAGCCAATCGTTCTTTCAAAGTTCAAGTTCAAGTACCTAATAAATCAGGATTAATCAAACCCAACTTATCTTCTAAATTGAATATAAATGATTATTCGAACAAGAGTGTTGTAACGGTTCCAATGAGCATTATCTCCGAAAATTCTGAAGGAGAACAATACCTTTATATTGTTGAGAAAAGCGGAGAGAAAAATCAAACTAGAGCTAAAAAAGTAATAATCAAAACTGGAAAATCACAAGGCGATTATATTGAAATCTTGGAAGGTATCAGTGATGGTGATTTGATTATCAAAGAAGGAGCAAGAAGCGTAAAAGACGGACAAGTTGTGTCTATAACAAAATAA
- a CDS encoding TolC family protein, with protein sequence MIKKNILLTSILIIASIANAQETGKTYSYSLEQAIIHALEHNYSVINSGRDIEVARQKKWETTAAGLPQINGTVDYSNNFSLQQQGVTGGGPFGGDEGTISTFAFGTKHNMNAAATLSQLLFDGSYIVALQASKTYLQYYENAKIKTDIEVKEMVINAYGNVLLAQESIAILNKNKNTLSKTLSDTKETFKNGLIEEENVEQLQITLASVNSNLNNTTRLLDIAYKMLKITLGIEINDQLIVTDKLENLTSTSMGVALTLDQFNSNDNIDYQIATNFQKQRELEYKLERSKSLPTLAANVNFGYNSFANEFNFFSSNQKWLNYSNLGVRLSVPIFSSFAFRAKTQQAKIAVEQAKTQLNETDQKLKLQYANAKSEFDFGVEELATAKNNLALAERIEKKQQIKFKEGLSSSFDFSEAQRQLYTTQQNYLQSMINIINKKASLEKLNNK encoded by the coding sequence ATGATAAAGAAGAACATACTACTAACCTCTATTTTAATAATAGCATCCATTGCAAATGCACAGGAAACAGGGAAAACCTATTCCTATAGTTTAGAACAAGCGATCATTCACGCTTTGGAGCACAACTATTCTGTTATCAATTCTGGACGGGATATAGAAGTGGCAAGACAAAAAAAATGGGAAACTACCGCTGCCGGTTTACCACAAATAAATGGAACAGTTGACTACTCAAACAATTTCTCTCTTCAACAACAAGGGGTTACTGGTGGAGGGCCATTTGGAGGTGATGAAGGCACTATTTCAACCTTTGCTTTTGGGACCAAACATAATATGAATGCCGCAGCAACTTTAAGTCAGTTGTTATTTGACGGTTCCTATATTGTGGCTTTACAAGCTTCAAAAACTTACTTACAATACTACGAAAATGCTAAAATAAAAACAGACATCGAAGTAAAGGAAATGGTGATCAACGCCTACGGTAATGTCCTTTTGGCACAAGAAAGTATTGCTATCTTAAATAAAAACAAAAATACTTTAAGCAAAACTTTATCAGACACTAAAGAAACTTTCAAAAATGGTTTGATCGAAGAAGAAAATGTAGAACAACTACAAATCACTTTAGCATCTGTAAATAGTAATTTAAACAACACAACGCGATTACTTGATATTGCATACAAAATGCTAAAAATTACTTTAGGAATCGAAATTAACGACCAGCTTATTGTAACAGACAAACTTGAAAACCTTACAAGTACTAGTATGGGAGTTGCTTTAACTTTAGATCAGTTTAATAGTAATGACAACATTGATTATCAAATAGCAACCAATTTTCAAAAACAAAGAGAGTTAGAATACAAACTAGAAAGGAGTAAATCCTTGCCTACCCTAGCAGCGAATGTAAACTTTGGATACAACTCTTTTGCCAATGAATTCAATTTTTTCTCATCGAATCAAAAGTGGTTAAATTACTCCAATTTAGGAGTGCGATTATCTGTACCTATTTTCAGCAGTTTTGCCTTCCGTGCTAAAACACAACAAGCTAAAATCGCAGTTGAACAAGCTAAAACACAATTAAACGAAACGGACCAAAAACTAAAATTACAATATGCTAATGCTAAAAGCGAATTTGATTTTGGCGTAGAAGAATTGGCAACAGCCAAAAATAATTTGGCTCTAGCGGAAAGAATAGAGAAAAAGCAACAAATTAAATTCAAAGAAGGATTGTCTTCTAGTTTTGATTTCAGTGAAGCACAAAGACAGTTGTACACGACTCAACAAAATTACCTGCAATCAATGATCAATATTATCAACAAAAAAGCAAGCTTAGAAAAATTAAACAATAAATAA
- a CDS encoding TetR/AcrR family transcriptional regulator: MKEKIIKKASELFLKLGFKSITMDDIACEMCISKKTIYKYFCNKEALIKESTAHVHKEVHQIIESITTKNDNAITENFEIRKMFSDMFQSNDTSPIYQLKKHYPEIYAEVLSIEINECSKCFRQNIEKGIASGLYREDLDIEDYVKFYYTLIFSINENTSSEKEAKRLELRALEYHTRAMATAKGITVLEKQLENHTL, encoded by the coding sequence ATGAAGGAGAAAATAATAAAAAAAGCAAGTGAACTTTTCCTAAAACTAGGTTTTAAAAGCATTACCATGGACGATATCGCCTGTGAAATGTGCATTTCAAAAAAAACAATTTATAAATATTTTTGTAACAAAGAAGCACTTATCAAGGAAAGCACGGCTCATGTTCACAAAGAAGTGCATCAAATCATTGAATCCATTACAACCAAAAACGATAATGCCATCACAGAAAATTTTGAAATTAGAAAAATGTTCAGTGATATGTTTCAATCCAATGACACCTCACCTATTTATCAATTAAAAAAACATTATCCTGAAATATATGCCGAGGTATTATCTATTGAAATCAATGAATGTAGCAAATGTTTTAGACAAAATATTGAGAAAGGAATAGCTTCAGGACTGTATAGAGAAGATTTAGACATTGAGGATTACGTAAAGTTTTATTACACTTTGATATTCAGCATCAATGAAAATACGAGTTCTGAAAAAGAAGCAAAAAGATTAGAACTCAGAGCACTTGAATACCATACCCGTGCGATGGCAACAGCAAAAGGAATAACAGTACTTGAAAAACAATTAGAAAACCATACTTTATGA
- a CDS encoding YceI family protein has protein sequence MPTKWTIDSEQSDVLIKIKHSIIAYIAGTTNKFKGNVDIKDDIIENACIEFSLDVNNKENTLEQIDTYLKINDFIETEAYPIINFKSTSFQKVNKNINFLKGNLTVKNITKVIELDTTFLGYNFYNGVRKASFEVKGIINRNDFDLKTNSIFQKDGIMLGQDLHIEANLEFTA, from the coding sequence ATGCCAACAAAATGGACTATAGATTCAGAACAATCGGATGTGTTAATAAAAATAAAACATTCGATAATCGCTTATATCGCGGGAACTACTAATAAATTCAAAGGTAATGTAGACATCAAAGACGACATCATTGAAAATGCATGTATTGAATTTTCATTAGATGTGAATAATAAGGAAAACACACTGGAACAAATAGATACTTATTTAAAAATCAATGATTTCATTGAGACAGAAGCATATCCTATAATTAACTTCAAATCAACTTCCTTCCAGAAAGTTAATAAAAACATCAACTTCTTAAAAGGAAATCTGACTGTAAAAAACATCACAAAAGTAATTGAGTTAGACACTACATTTTTAGGATATAATTTCTATAACGGTGTCCGAAAAGCCTCTTTTGAAGTAAAAGGAATCATCAATAGAAATGATTTTGATTTAAAAACCAATTCCATTTTTCAAAAAGACGGAATCATGCTTGGACAAGATTTACATATTGAAGCAAATTTAGAATTTACAGCATAA
- a CDS encoding polyprenyl synthetase family protein — translation MHSILQYQEFFINYLENQSIDKEPRNLYEPIQYIVSLGGKRMRPVLTLMAAEVFNTNYHKALPAAMAVEVFHNFSLVHDDIMDDAPLRRGNQTVHEKWNVNTGILSGDAMLILAYQYFEKYEPIIFRDLAKLFSKTALEVCEGQQWDVDFEERTDVTIPQYLKMIEYKTAVLVAAAMKMGAIIAETTTVNAELIYEFGLNLGLAFQLQDDYLDAFGNPETFGKQVGGDIIENKKTYLYLKAMAFANPEDKVALSQLFASQLEDSTEKIEEVKAIFIRSGADALTQDAIEEYTLKAFATLDKMDVETAKKEVLRVFGENLMRRKA, via the coding sequence ATGCATTCTATTTTACAGTATCAAGAGTTTTTTATTAATTATTTAGAAAATCAATCTATTGATAAAGAACCAAGAAATCTTTACGAACCTATACAATATATAGTAAGTTTAGGAGGGAAAAGAATGCGACCTGTTTTAACTTTAATGGCGGCTGAGGTTTTTAATACAAATTACCATAAAGCACTTCCAGCGGCAATGGCGGTTGAGGTTTTTCATAATTTCTCATTAGTACATGATGATATTATGGATGATGCACCTTTGCGCAGAGGGAACCAAACGGTTCATGAAAAATGGAATGTTAATACAGGAATACTTTCTGGTGATGCCATGTTAATTCTTGCCTATCAATATTTTGAGAAATACGAACCGATCATTTTTAGAGATCTGGCGAAATTGTTTAGCAAAACAGCACTAGAAGTTTGTGAAGGACAACAATGGGATGTTGATTTTGAAGAACGTACTGATGTAACGATTCCTCAATACTTAAAAATGATTGAGTATAAAACTGCTGTTTTAGTAGCTGCTGCCATGAAAATGGGCGCTATTATTGCGGAAACTACTACTGTAAATGCCGAATTGATTTATGAATTTGGACTCAATTTAGGTTTGGCTTTTCAGTTGCAAGATGATTATTTAGATGCTTTTGGGAATCCAGAAACTTTTGGTAAACAAGTAGGTGGTGACATTATTGAAAATAAAAAAACGTATTTGTACCTCAAAGCAATGGCATTTGCCAATCCTGAGGATAAAGTTGCACTTTCGCAATTGTTTGCCAGTCAATTGGAAGATAGTACGGAGAAAATTGAAGAGGTGAAAGCTATTTTTATTCGTTCAGGAGCTGATGCATTGACACAAGATGCTATTGAAGAATATACCTTGAAAGCATTTGCTACTTTGGATAAAATGGACGTAGAAACAGCTAAGAAAGAAGTTTTAAGAGTGTTTGGTGAAAACCTAATGAGGAGAAAAGCATAA
- a CDS encoding 2-oxoglutarate dehydrogenase E1 component, translating into MDRFSFLNAAHTEFFAQLYDQYLENPDSVEPSWRSFFQGFDFGMETYNEENPVQYSNQSSSVASSSVDSSKISEQLQKEFKVLKLIEGYRTRGHLFTKTNPVRERRSFTPTLDLETFGLSSADLSTVFDAAKLLGLQPSSLSQIINHLTKVYCQHIGVEYTYIRKPEIVSWIQDKLSINENQPTFTVAEKKRILSKLNQAVSFENFLHTKYVGQKRFSLEGGETIIPALDALIERAAEQGVEQFVMGMAHRGRLNVLANIFGKSTQDIFGEFDGKDYDQEYFDGDVKYHLGVTADKITRSGKNININLAPNPSHLETVGAVIEGITRAKQDKYFEDDFSKVLPIAVHGDAAIAGQGILYEIIQMAQLEGYKTGGTIHIVINNQVGFTTNYLDARSSTYCTDVAKVTLSPVLHVNADDAESVVHAMQFALDFRMQFGRDVFIDLLGYRKYGHNEGDEPRFTQPLLYKIIAKHSNPREIYAEKLLSEGVIDANLVKTIEKEYKDDLDHNLEASRKKELTVITPFISNEWEGFEQVSTEGMLAKVDTAYSKEGLTEVANAVCNLPADKKFISKIQKLINDRKTMFFETNKLDWGMAEHLAYGSLLQEGFSVRISGQDVERGTFSHRHAVVKVEDSEEKVTLIRNLENAKGKFYIFNSFLSEYGVLGFDYGYALANPKTLTIWEAQFGDFSNGAQIMIDQYISCGEDKWNTQNGIVLLLPHGYEGQGAEHSSARMERYLQLCARHNMYVADCTTPANFFHLLRRQMKTTFRKPLVVFTPKSLLRDPRCTSPVEDFTSGSFQETIDDNEVNKKEVKSLVFCTGKFYFDITAERENNGRKDVAVVRIEQLFPLPVEQLKAIIAQYPNVEDYVWAQEEPKNMGAYAYMLVNFDLVKWRLASLKAYSAPASGSYTRAKRRHADAIKMVFDKTLFR; encoded by the coding sequence ATGGATAGGTTTTCATTTTTAAACGCAGCACATACCGAATTTTTCGCACAATTATACGATCAATATTTAGAGAATCCAGATAGCGTAGAGCCTAGCTGGAGAAGTTTCTTTCAAGGTTTTGACTTTGGAATGGAAACTTATAATGAGGAAAATCCAGTTCAGTATAGTAATCAATCGTCTTCTGTAGCGTCATCTTCTGTAGATAGCAGTAAGATTTCGGAGCAACTTCAAAAGGAATTCAAAGTTTTGAAATTGATTGAAGGCTACCGCACTAGAGGTCATTTGTTTACTAAAACAAATCCAGTAAGAGAACGTAGATCTTTTACTCCAACATTGGATTTAGAAACTTTTGGACTTTCATCAGCCGACTTAAGTACGGTTTTTGATGCGGCCAAGTTATTAGGCCTGCAACCTTCGTCTTTGTCACAAATCATTAATCACTTAACTAAAGTATATTGTCAGCACATTGGGGTTGAGTACACGTATATTCGTAAACCAGAAATTGTTTCTTGGATTCAAGATAAATTGAGTATAAACGAAAATCAACCTACGTTTACTGTTGCTGAGAAAAAAAGAATTTTGAGCAAATTGAACCAAGCGGTTTCTTTTGAGAATTTCTTGCATACTAAATATGTAGGTCAAAAACGTTTCTCTCTCGAAGGAGGAGAAACTATTATTCCAGCTTTGGATGCTTTGATCGAAAGAGCAGCTGAACAAGGGGTAGAGCAGTTTGTAATGGGAATGGCACACCGTGGTCGTTTGAATGTTTTGGCTAATATTTTCGGGAAATCGACTCAAGACATTTTTGGGGAATTTGACGGAAAAGATTATGATCAAGAATATTTTGACGGTGACGTGAAATACCATTTAGGGGTTACGGCTGATAAAATTACACGTTCTGGAAAAAATATCAACATCAATTTGGCTCCAAATCCTTCGCACCTTGAAACAGTTGGTGCTGTAATTGAAGGGATCACTAGAGCAAAACAAGATAAATATTTTGAAGATGATTTCTCTAAAGTTTTACCCATTGCCGTTCACGGTGATGCTGCAATTGCAGGTCAAGGTATTCTTTATGAAATCATTCAAATGGCACAATTAGAGGGTTATAAAACTGGTGGGACGATCCATATTGTAATCAATAATCAAGTTGGTTTTACAACTAACTACTTAGATGCACGTTCGTCAACGTATTGTACGGATGTGGCTAAAGTAACTTTGTCGCCCGTGTTACACGTGAATGCAGATGATGCAGAATCTGTAGTACATGCTATGCAGTTTGCATTAGACTTTAGAATGCAGTTTGGGCGAGATGTTTTTATTGACTTGTTAGGATATAGAAAATACGGTCATAATGAAGGTGATGAGCCTCGTTTTACACAACCGTTACTGTATAAAATTATTGCGAAGCATAGTAATCCAAGAGAGATTTATGCAGAGAAATTATTATCAGAAGGTGTTATCGACGCTAATTTGGTAAAAACTATCGAGAAAGAATATAAAGACGACTTAGATCACAATTTAGAGGCTTCTCGTAAAAAAGAATTGACAGTGATCACTCCATTTATAAGTAATGAATGGGAAGGTTTTGAGCAAGTTTCTACTGAGGGTATGCTTGCAAAAGTAGATACTGCTTATTCTAAAGAAGGATTAACTGAGGTAGCTAATGCAGTTTGTAATTTGCCAGCTGATAAAAAATTCATCAGCAAAATTCAGAAGTTAATCAATGATAGAAAAACAATGTTTTTCGAAACTAATAAGTTGGACTGGGGAATGGCAGAGCATTTAGCTTATGGTTCATTACTTCAAGAAGGATTTAGTGTTCGTATTTCGGGGCAAGATGTAGAGCGTGGTACGTTCTCACACCGTCATGCTGTGGTAAAAGTAGAAGACTCTGAAGAGAAAGTTACACTTATTAGGAATTTGGAGAATGCTAAAGGGAAATTTTATATTTTCAATTCTTTCTTGTCTGAGTATGGAGTTTTAGGTTTTGATTATGGTTATGCTTTGGCAAATCCAAAAACCTTAACAATCTGGGAAGCACAATTTGGAGATTTCTCTAATGGAGCTCAGATTATGATTGACCAATACATCTCTTGTGGGGAGGATAAATGGAATACCCAAAATGGAATAGTATTGTTATTGCCACACGGGTATGAAGGTCAAGGTGCGGAGCACTCTTCAGCGCGTATGGAACGTTACTTGCAATTATGTGCGCGTCACAATATGTACGTGGCAGATTGTACTACTCCAGCTAACTTTTTCCACTTGTTGAGAAGACAAATGAAAACGACTTTCCGTAAGCCTCTTGTAGTGTTTACTCCTAAGAGTTTGTTGCGTGATCCAAGATGTACGTCTCCTGTTGAAGACTTTACTTCGGGAAGTTTTCAAGAAACGATTGATGATAATGAGGTAAATAAAAAAGAAGTAAAATCATTGGTTTTCTGTACCGGTAAGTTCTACTTTGATATTACTGCCGAAAGAGAAAATAATGGACGTAAAGATGTTGCGGTTGTTCGTATCGAACAATTATTCCCATTACCTGTGGAGCAGTTAAAAGCAATTATAGCACAATATCCAAATGTTGAAGATTATGTTTGGGCACAAGAAGAGCCTAAAAACATGGGTGCTTACGCGTATATGTTGGTTAACTTTGATTTAGTAAAATGGAGATTAGCTTCATTAAAAGCATATTCTGCACCAGCATCAGGAAGTTACACAAGAGCAAAACGTCGTCATGCGGATGCAATCAAAATGGTATTTGATAAAACATTATTTAGGTAA